The following coding sequences are from one Petrotoga sibirica DSM 13575 window:
- a CDS encoding L-threonylcarbamoyladenylate synthase, with protein sequence METKVIEVDPLKIEEEKIIEAAQAIKEDKTVVFPTETVYGLGANGLSENAVRKIFEAKGRSYDNPLILHVSNVRSFLEYTYISYALLEKIERLLPGPITFVLKKREVVPDIVTAGKDTLAIRMPAHPVALKLIEYAEVPIAAPSANISGKPSPTMSEHVLKDMFGKVDYIIIGGKVEFGVESTIIDLTQGKIPIILRPGPIPPEKLKEIFGDIIIPDFAYGKTEPDYIKSPGMKYRHYSPNTPVILVEYDDADTMVKKVLEEVKNYNSPIVLCLKEHVGYYKKHNINFDTIGSEANYYEFAVKLFEILRKYDEKVDAMIIEGIEDKGIGIAVMNRLRKASYKIV encoded by the coding sequence ATGGAAACCAAAGTTATCGAGGTGGATCCATTAAAAATTGAAGAGGAAAAAATTATAGAAGCTGCTCAGGCAATAAAAGAGGATAAAACAGTTGTCTTTCCTACTGAAACGGTTTATGGTTTGGGAGCAAATGGCCTTTCAGAAAACGCTGTAAGAAAGATTTTTGAAGCAAAAGGAAGGTCATATGACAATCCTTTAATTCTTCATGTATCAAATGTTAGGTCTTTTTTAGAGTACACTTACATTTCTTATGCTCTTTTAGAAAAAATAGAAAGATTATTACCTGGTCCGATTACTTTTGTATTGAAGAAACGGGAGGTTGTTCCAGATATCGTTACAGCAGGAAAAGATACATTGGCTATTAGAATGCCAGCCCATCCTGTAGCTTTAAAATTGATAGAGTATGCTGAAGTACCAATTGCGGCTCCAAGTGCTAATATTTCAGGTAAGCCAAGTCCAACAATGTCTGAGCATGTTTTAAAAGATATGTTTGGGAAAGTTGATTATATAATTATTGGAGGTAAGGTAGAGTTTGGCGTTGAATCAACGATAATCGACTTAACTCAAGGAAAGATACCTATAATATTACGTCCAGGTCCCATTCCACCCGAAAAATTAAAAGAAATTTTTGGAGATATTATTATTCCTGATTTTGCATATGGAAAAACAGAACCTGACTATATAAAATCTCCGGGTATGAAGTATCGACATTACTCTCCTAACACCCCAGTTATTTTGGTTGAATATGATGATGCGGATACTATGGTAAAAAAGGTTTTAGAGGAAGTGAAAAATTATAACAGTCCAATTGTTCTATGCTTAAAAGAACATGTTGGCTATTATAAAAAACATAATATTAATTTTGACACTATAGGTAGTGAGGCAAATTATTATGAATTTGCAGTGAAACTTTTTGAAATCTTGAGAAAATACGACGAAAAAGTTGATGCTATGATTATCGAAGGTATAGAAGATAAAGGGATAGGTATAGCAGTTATGAACCGTCTAAGAAAGGCATCTTACAAGATAGTATAA